From the Bombus pascuorum chromosome 7, iyBomPasc1.1, whole genome shotgun sequence genome, one window contains:
- the LOC132909132 gene encoding uncharacterized protein LOC132909132 encodes MSPASQGGVEVERYIGSCLISSSIRPGSHKPIVGRKQEAVIRGKTRGCYGTVNFPSGTEQCQVQYGPGGWTGAPLISMTSSPRRCTQRSSPSLGQQQQQQSPSPQQQQQACDQQVSVHLHKNPLSRLAIHTQGAPLILANRFHNRGKIHNSGNANGIANAVCSNTGAVNSYVHNNVATVTSNCTMNNSVRCPPSRPQRPIELGKKQQTNAKSSDCTATKETANTGNNIANIDSLSIASDESSGSNNSENSLPRIIKPRKRRKKDRKPPNNTVASVEAKHDEQQQQSNSSVANEQPSAGSLKPYVPACYEQRYEAAPHLRNHRRPPIARERTTGSMSVQEIADARQRYPHRHVEVKVLDDNRNIVVPAQMRIIPPKGYRHNGHHHHHNHAVNGNGNNVLRYLHEYNEPTATTGCEDDINDELGPCQCRYCDPEALIWDVEQNCYSPFLTPSPSTDFCPGHFPQMPLFLSRPSLNCPEQSIERLFNGDNVPRAHQEKDGTTGVVLRRSWSDPTSYFSEEISTPSKDFGVIGDRGQAESGKRRTLWRGDSIGIPVSNVGPSGMDVNGSTVQSPKELEVSTEIITSPNGHRDLEIKFYSPSPNAPISEQKKCIFAEEVDEDEEDFSDIWSYHESKLQQDFRTLLQAEE; translated from the coding sequence ATGAGCCCGGCCTCCCAGGGCGGCGTGGAGGTGGAGCGTTACATCGGTAGTTGTTTGATATCGTCGAGCATCAGGCCAGGATCGCACAAGCCAATCGTCGGTAGGAAACAGGAAGCTGTGATTCGCGGGAAAACGCGAGGCTGTTACGGAACTGTGAACTTCCCGAGCGGAACGGAACAATGTCAGGTGCAGTACGGACCTGGCGGTTGGACGGGCGCTCCGTTGATATCTATGACGTCCAGCCCTCGCAGATGCACTCAGAGATCGTCGCCGTCGCTCGGtcaacagcaacagcaacaatcACCGTCGCcgcaacagcaacagcaggCTTGCGATCAGCAAGTATCGGTTCACCTACACAAGAATCCACTTTCTAGATTGGCCATTCACACGCAGGGAGCGCCGCTAATCCTGGCCAATCGGTTTCACAATCGCGGCAAGATACATAACAGCGGGAACGCTAATGGCATTGCTAATGCGGTGTGCAGCAATACGGGCGCGGTGAATAGTTACGTTCACAATAACGTGGCTACCGTGACATCGAACTGTACGATGAACAACTCGGTGAGGTGTCCACCGTCGCGGCCCCAGAGGCCGATAGAGCTCGGGAAGAAACAGCAGACGAACGCGAAATCGTCGGATTGCACGGCGACCAAGGAAACTGCGAACACGGGAAACAACATAGCGAACATCGATTCATTGAGTATCGCGAGCGACGAGAGTTCAGGATCGAACAATTCCGAGAACAGCTTACCACGAATCATCAAGCCGCGAAAGCGCAGGAAGAAGGACAGAAAACCGCCGAACAACACGGTGGCCTCCGTGGAAGCGAAACACGACGAGCAACAGCAACAGTCAAATTCGAGCGTGGCCAACGAACAACCGAGCGCGGGTTCTTTAAAACCGTACGTGCCGGCTTGTTACGAGCAACGTTACGAAGCCGCGCCTCACCTTAGAAACCATAGAAGGCCACCCATAGCGAGAGAAAGGACAACGGGCAGCATGTCGGTGCAAGAGATAGCCGACGCGAGGCAAAGGTATCCGCACCGGCACGTGGAGGTGAAAGTGTTGGACGACAACAGAAACATCGTTGTGCCGGCGCAAATGCGCATCATTCCGCCAAAGGGTTACAGACATAACGGCCATCACCATCACCATAATCACGCCGTCAACGGCAACGGCAACAACGTTCTGCGCTATTTGCACGAATACAACGAGCCGACGGCGACCACAGGCTGCGAGGACGACATCAACGACGAATTAGGGCCGTGCCAGTGCCGGTACTGCGATCCCGAGGCTCTCATATGGGACGTGGAACAGAACTGTTACTCGCCCTTCTTGACCCCGTCACCGTCGACCGACTTCTGTCCCGGCCACTTCCCGCAGATGCCGCTATTCTTGTCCCGACCGAGCCTCAATTGTCCGGAGCAGAGTATCGAGAGGCTTTTCAACGGCGATAACGTTCCTCGAGCCCATCAAGAGAAAGACGGCACCACCGGTGTCGTACTAAGGCGCAGCTGGAGCGATCCGACCAGTTACTTCAGCGAGGAGATCAGCACGCCTAGCAAAGACTTCGGCGTGATCGGTGACAGGGGACAGGCGGAGAGCGGGAAACGCCGAACGCTGTGGCGCGGCGACTCTATCGGTATTCCTGTGAGTAACGTTGGACCATCCGGTATGGACGTGAACGGTAGTACCGTACAGTCGCCGAAGGAGTTGGAGGTCTCGACGGAGATCATCACGTCGCCGAACGGCCACAGAGATTTGGAGATAAAGTTTTACTCGCCGTCACCGAACGCGCCGATATCGGAGCAGAAGAAATGTATCTTCGCGGAGGAGGTGGACGAAGACGAGGAAGATTTCAGCGACATTTGGAGCTACCACGAGTCAAAGCTGCAACAGGATTTCCGCACGTTGCTGCAAGCGGAGGAATGA